The DNA window CTACATGGTCGTTATGTATTTtatcatctattaaaaaaacagtatttattgCTTTATTCTGATCAAGGGGGAGTGTGAACCAGGAGATGTATTATTAGCCcagtttttacaaataaagaaactgaagcatcaAGAACGTAGCTGACTTGCCAATGTCACACAGTTACTGGGAGGTGATAGAGCCAGATTGGCTGGGGGGCGGTTGTCTCCTTCCACGGGATCACTACCACCAAATCCTTCTGTCTTTAGCTCGGCACAGCACAGCCTAACACAAGCGGAGAGCGGCGAATGCCCTTATTGTCCAAGTATTCCTGCATCCAACAAAACTAGTGCATCCACAGAACAAATGAGCTTTATTCTTTCTAGTGAAAGCAACAGCGATAGACCCCCACCACTCCTGTGGGATCACTGTGGGAGCCACTATcccttcagaaagaaaagagtaatTCCCTCTTCATATTTTCAAGCCAGCAGACCAGCCTCCACCGTGCTGCGGGCTGTGAGTATTTCCCAGACAAAGGCTCCGCTGGGCCTGAGGCCCACAGCCATTCAGCAGTGGTCTCCCTGCTGAGAACTTGCATTCCCAAAGCAGCACAGCCCTGGGCACGGGGGACCCAGGAAGAGGGAAGGCAGTGCGGCTCCCAGCATCCTGCCGGAGAGCCGGAGAGCAGAGAGGATTCTCCTGACACCACTTTGCTTAGCTTCCGTGATTTATGTCAGGCAGCCGGGGCCTTTCTCTTCCCGATTTATGGCCGTCTGTCCTGGGGAGAACATAAATTACTGCATCTATGGCAATTTAAATCTCAGTAAGATACAGGAGAAGACACCTAGGCTGGCACCCATCTCCTGGGGTATTAGGAGAAATTAGGTTGGGATGGTTCCTGAGAGCCTGCAGGAGACCAGGAGGGCTGTACTGCTCCCGGAgaccctgcctgcctgccctggcTCTGCGTTGGGCTCAATTATCCTCCTTCTATAAACACAGGCTCCCGATGGGCTGGGGGGAGGCACTGAAGATTCCGAGGACTGGCCCAAACACAGGCACTTGGTGAATCCAGAGGGAAAAGTGCCAGACTCCAAGCACAGTgttgggaagagaaaaagaacaagatgtaaaaaaaaaaaaaaaaaaaaaggatgacggggacttggtggtccagtggttaaggttccgtgctcccaatgcagggggccgggttccatccctggccagggaactacatcccacaagccacaattaaaaagatcccgcacacggcaacgaagatcccacgtgccgcaactaaagcctGGCACAGCCaagtaaatcaaataaataaacattaaaaaaaaaaaaggatgacagTCAATTCCCCAAATCACCTGTCTGGTTTGCACACAGAACCATCAAGGTCTGTCCACCAGGGCCTGAGCCAGAGGGGGGCCTGCGGATCACCTGGCAGAATCAGGGCTCCCAACACCCATGACAGAACGCTTTCCCAGGTCCACCCTGCCTTCGTCCTCCGTGTAGCTCCTCTGCGGGCACAGGAAAGTGGGAAGACCAAATTCTGATTTGTTCTCGTGGTGAGTGAGCCAGAACATTCTGAGGAATCGCTAGTCTATCGCTGCCGGTTCTCAGAACCACTCCTCTTTGGAATGTCCCACCACATCTACTAAACTCCTCCCCAACATTTTATTGTGACCATCCTCAAACAGGCAAACAAgttcaaagaattttaaagagaCCATCCAATTACCAACAATTCGGACCCTACATataacattttactatatttcCTTTATCAcgtatttatccatccatcagtccatcgtaactttttttccatttccaagtAAGTTGCAGACTTCAGTAAATTTCACCTCTAAACAGTTCAGCTGGAAAATCATTTCCTAGGATTAAAATTTCTTAACTTTGTGGCGAGGGGATAAAATTTATGGGGAGTGAAATTTACAAATCGTAAGTGTTCCATCGTATTAACTTTTTACAGAAAATTAATGTTGTTCTGCGTGTTGAGATATACACAACATCCCTCAGAATGATGGGATTCGCCTTAAGCTGGTCTGTAGCCCCCTCTTTGAATATTCCCACAAATCCACAACCCATGGTGGGGACTCTTGTAAAAAGCAGCCATTTGCCCTTCACATCAAGAATTCCTCTCTGTACCTCGCCTCCCAACCTCCCTCCAACCCACCTTGTTTGAGCCTGCTCCTGACCTCTGTCTCTCTGCCATGTGGCCTGGCCCCTGGAAGGCCAGCTGTTTACCTCGCTGTAGCCTGGCCTTGATGCACAACGCTGGTCTCCATGGACCACAGGTGCCGGCTTCATGCCTGGGGGCAACATGCTGTTTGGGACAGAGCCCCTTGCCCCAGGCTTCAGCCTGCCAGGGAGGGGGCCAGATTAGTAGCTTCTGGGACAGCAGGATCAGCAGAGAGGGGTGGGTGCTAATCCAAGGAGACTAGATTGTTGGTCCAAAGAGGGCCATGAGCTTGATGAGAGATGGAATGAAAGAGACTCCCATTCCAGGGGAACAAGTTTGGTCACACAAGCCCAAGCATAACCAGCCCTTAATGTGCTCTTTCATGAGGGCTTTGATGTCAGATGACCAAACTTCCACTGCATTCTTTCCTCAAGTCTCCCAGGGTTTTGCCTAAAGCAGGAGCCAccatcctccctgccttccccctcccccatgcaaGTGATACCCGAGGACGCATGTCAGGGTCAAAGCCAAGGGTCTCAGGGGCTGCAGAGATGAGACCTGACACGCCACCTGTGATCCTGTATTCAACATGGAAGGGACCAGTGAAGACAAGCATTTCAGGGTTGCAGCAATATCCCGGCCGTAGATTTGGCAGGTAACAGCACAGAAGTGTGTGAATCACGAATTGTTGTTTTAGCCATGAATGTTTCGGTTTACAGCCTGCCAGGCTTTTAGCTACTCAggcacatttatatattttaaaaaggaaactcaaataaacaaaaaagtcaatACTATATATGCTAATTTgtaatcagctttttaaaatgaatcttaTCTTAAATATCATTCCATGCAATTTAAACTTATTGTCTGTCAttgtctttcattaaaaaattgttatgggacttccctggcagtccagtggttaagactctgcgcttccactgcaggggactggggttcaatccctggtcggggaactaagatcccgcatgccatgcggcacggccaaaaaaaaaattgttattatgaaaattttaacataaacataaaagtagaaaaattggTGCAATGAATCCCCACATAATTATCACCCAGATTCTATTTATCAAGATTTGACACATTTTTCCATGTGTTCTTTTGCTAAAATAATAGACAGCACACCCCAGATATCACATCACTTCACTCCTATATACTTCAACATGCTTCTCTTAAAACATATAGGCATTTCTTATAGCACCAGAAAGCCCCTATCACACCTAATGAATTTGTGATGTCACCAAATACTCAGTCCATAATAAAGTTTGCCAAAACATCTAAACCATGTTTTGTTGTTGCATTGTAATTGGTGTGTTCGGATCATGaattctaaatgaaaaataaaatgagttgtgCAAGCAGGCATTCTGGGGACCAAAGCACCCAGGAATGTTTCCCAGATTATCCAGTCACCAGGACCCCCTTCCACTTCAAGAATACACCTGCATGGTGTTCCCCTGCTTCCTCGCAGAGATGTTAAATCGCTTAGTCTTACCTCTTCAGGGTCTCTAGAGGCTCCTTCCTGCTCATGACGCCCGTGTCCGGGTCCACCGTGGTTAAAATGcacctggacacacacacacagggcatcATACACGGGGCAAAGCAGATGATCTTCACCCTCCCCTCCGTCTCCTGGGCAGCAGTGCATGCACCTCACCTGGAGCAAGCCATCACCCTTTTCAGTTCCACATCACCAATAAGAAGCTCATTCCATGAGTCCTGGGGACAAAGCACGTAACTCATGTGAGCACTTTGGATCCCCAGCCCTGACCCACCCGTGTAGGGACTTTGCGTGATTCAACAGCTGATGAAGCCACTTCCATCAAAGATGGCCAACTGCACATCCCGCCTCCCtgttccctccctctgcctttgaTTTGTTGGTTCTTTACCCTGAAATGAAATGCTCCCTCTCCTCTCACTTGTAAAGCTGGAATTGAAACTCATCTCCCTCAGGAAGCCTCCCTGACTGACCCCACTTGACTGGAGGTGGTGTGGAAGGCCAGGGTTGGGCTGCTGGAGGGAGCAGGTGAAAGAGAGGAGAGGGTATGGAGAGGGGGGATTACCCTAGGTTGTATCAGGTGGATGAATTTCCTTAATCATTGTGTCTGTTTACCTTGTAGCTCCCCTGGCCAGATAGGAACAAATCCAGAGCAGGCCAGTAGCTTTACTTCCCTTTGCATCTCCACGGGAGCATTCACAAAGCTCTCCAGCCCAGGAACCTCCTGGGGCGTTTGTCTACGGCCTGGGTCACTGGTGCTTACTTTTCAGGACAAATCAAATCAATGGACTGTGTCCCTCAAATCCAGAAGGGGAGATAGAACATACGCACGTGAAAAGTGAATGGTCaatattccttttaaaagtttcagaaaaattgagaaaaagctTTACAAGACAGCACCCTGTGTGCTGGTTGAACTTTGCAGACAAGCATGGTGCCGGTGGCTTAGAAGAAGAGATTTTTAGGCTGCTCTGGGCAGGGGAGGTTTTAAGGTAAAGGTAGGATCTGAATTGAGTCTTCCAGGGTGGAGACTTTGAGAGGCACAAAAGAAGGGTGAGGGGACTCCAGGCAATAACAAGAAGGAAGGACATTTGATTGTGGTCCTGACCTTCTTACCCTCACAGAGAAGGTGCCTGAGAGCCAAAGACAGGAATCCATGAGTTAAAACAAACCTGCCCAGTCCTTTGTTGATCACAAGCCAGAGAGAAAGTTCCAGGCCCAGAATTTTAACTCTGACAGTGTGTATTATTCTTGATATGTGTAttgcagggttttgtttttgtttttttaatcataaaatgagTCTCTTCACTGCGTGTTTCACAACAGTCCAAAAAGCTGAGCACCTCGGATTAGAGCAACCCAGCCTGCTCTGTGTACATTCCTCCACCAGGAGGCACTGTGGtcacaaaaaaacataaaagatccgaaaggagagaaatgaaggTTCTGGTTaggaaattaatttattattaattaaagaaatatttacagagccCCTTTTATGGGCAATAAAAACTGTTGGGGATTGAGTCAcagataaataagttaaaaattccACCATCAGGAAAGTATCTATTTGGCAAACTGgtggaaaaggagaaaactaTTTACATGTTGAAGGCACACTATGGGCCCAGAACCGTATTAAACGTTAGAGAAGGGCCCATGAAAATCTTCCTACAGAACATGTTATCTTGAGGTGATAAGAAATTGAAACAGGAGAAGCTGGATATGGAGAGGCACAGACACAGTACAGTGTGGCTTTGGAAAAGAGAAGCAGCTCTTACAGGTCTGGCAATCAGAGCAGACCTCTCAGGGGAGGTGGCTTTTCATCTGGGCTTTTAAAGAAGACCAGGAGTTTCTAAGTGGGGCAAGAGGCAAGACTTGGAGGAGATAAGAGAATATATTAGGTTCTCAGTCCAGTCTGTAGCTTGGAGCTTTTACTGGAAGTAAAGGCTGGGAAAGCAAAGTGTGGCAAGATGATGGAGGGACCAGAATGGTAGAGTGGGCAGTTTGGGACTTTTGAGaactggggagccactgaaggcttTTGAGCAAGGCAGCAACACTGACTGTCACAAACTTTTAGAGTAGAAGAGATCACTCTGGTGCTCTGAGAGGCTCGGCTGTGACAACATCCAGGACAACTCAGTGGTCCAGACTTGAGACAACACAGGTGATCTAGCTGGCGgctgagaagagaaagggagaagatggGGCCGGGGATGAGGGGAACATGGGAGAAGAAGGAGTCAGGGGTGACTTATAAGCTCTAAGCCAGGGTGAAAGAAGGAATATAGTAGCCAGGATAGAAGCTGTGAAGTCAAGAGACGGagtttggggaggtgggggtaTGGGGTGGGGAGCTTATAAGAACAAGTTTGCTAGGTCCACAGAACATATGAAAACTCCCAGCAGACAGTCAGAAATGTGAGCCCACACTGCAAGGGGGAATCCACGGTTGGACACTTGGGAAGGACCCACCTAAGGGTGACAGATGGTGAAGCTGCAGGAGAGGGTGTCATCACCAAGGGAAGGTAGAGAAAGAGAAGGGTCAAGGCCAGAAATTTTGGAAGCCCCTACCTGAGTGAGGAGTACAAGGAGAAACAGCAAAGGCACAAGGGCAGTGCAGCCAGGGAGAGAAAGTTCCAGAAGTAGTACCTATTGGTCCAAGGGGAGGGCAATGATAACCAGGAAAAGGTTTCTGAacgagggaggggagaagggcagcCTTGGGCTGAAGTGAAGGTTTGAGAAGTGAGGGTGAGGAGAGCAGATGATGGGTGTGAAGGGATGCAGAGAAGGACCACGACCATGAGAGGCAGGTCCTGAAATGAGGAGGGGGTTCACTTCCCAGAAGCCTCCGTGCGGGTCCTCAGCTTCTGGACAGTCTGCTTAGCCCACTGCACCCGGCACCACCTGCCCTAATCGTCTCCAGATCCCTGCCGCAGGCAGACGTGCACAATGCAAATTGGTTTCTGTCACTCTCTTGCCTAAAATCCTTTCCAGACCCTTCCTCCGAAGGGGATGCCCCTTGACACCAAGGGCCTTGGCTCTCAACCCCCCTCCCTGAGCGCCGATGCTGTAAAAGACAGCAGTTATCTCCGTGCCAGCACAGCCCTGCTCCTGTGCCCCCTCCCTCAgtgcttcttcttccttctgcgtCACCTGGCCAACCTcggctcattcattcacttagcaaAGAATTCATGCTGGGTGTTTTTCTAGGAGCTGGGAGGACAGCAATGGTCAAGTCCTGTCCTCAGAAAGCATGTGTAGGGGAAACAGATGACAAATCTCCCAGTAAACACGGTGTGTCCGGTGGGGATGTGTGCTGGGGGGGACTAGGGCATGCAGGCCAAGCAGGGTAtagggtgatcagggaaggcctcactgaagGGGAGGGAAGACTTCAACAGGGAAGTGAAAGAGGTAAGGGAGTGAACCACGCAGATACCTGAGGGAAGGCACGCCAGACAGAGGCACCAGCAAGAGCAAAGGtcctgggggaggaaggagcagagacaaagaagggaagAGTGACAGGACGTAAAGCTCTGGAACTAGGAGGGTGTGGCATCACATAGGACCTTGATAGCAATTATAAGGATCCCATTTTTTACTTGAAGAGAGATGGAGAACACAGAGAGAGCTTTGAGTAGAAGGAGGACGTGATGTGAGTTACATTTACAGGATGACTTTGACCTTAGCTGTGATGAGAATAGACCTTGTATGGTGGTGGGGGTCAATCAAGGATAGACCAGTGAAGAGAGGCTATTGCAACAAACCACACGAGAGAGGGTGGTGACTTGGCCCAGAGAGGAAGTGGAGGAGCATGGCAAGAGGCCAGAGCCACCAAGATTTGTTGATTATTTGAATGTGGGaggtgaaggaagagaagaacacAGAGTGGTTCCCACTTTGGGGCCTGAGCAGCTAGAAGTCAGAGCTGCCGTACACTGAGATGTGCAAGGCGGAGCAGAGCAGACTTGGGAGTGGAAATTCAGCCCTCGGTGTTGGACATCCTGACTCTGAGATGAGATACCCCAGTGGAAATACAGAGAAGGCAGAAGGAGAGTTCTGGTGTAAAGATGTTAGTCAAGGGGTCCTCAGTGTGGAGAAGGTTTTGAAAAACACAGACCAGGGCATGAGTAGAGACAGAGATTGCTACCGACTGAGGGTCTGTGTCCTCCCAAccttcatatgttgaaacctaattccCAGTGTGTTGGTATTTGGAGAAGGGGgcatttgggaggtgatgaggtcatgggggtggTACCCTTGtgaatggaattagtgtccttataaaagggactccaggggacttccctggtggtccagtggttaacactttgccttgcaatgcagggggtgtgggttcgacccctggtcagggagctaagatcccacatgcctcgcagccaaaaaaccaaagcataaaacagaagcaatattgtaacaaattcaataaagactttaaaaatggtccacatcaaaaaaaatctttaaaaaaaaaaggggactcCAGGCagctcccttgtcccttccaCCACATGAGGTCACAGAGTGAAGACAgccgtctatgaaccaggaagcaagtcctcaccagacacctgCACGAATCTGcaggtgccttgatcttggactttccagcctccagaaccgtgagaaataaatttccattctTTATGAGCCTGAGCCCATACTGCCCAGTCGCCCCCCTCTCCTGTCTGTGTTAAAAAAGTTGGGTGGCTGGTCACCTACCACGCTCGGCTCACCACCTTCCTGGCCTGTCTTACGCGGCTGTAACTACCTGTTCACATTCTAATCACCTGGACTGTCAACTCCTTCGGAGAAGCAACTGTTTCTTCAATCCTGGTTTTCCTACAGGTCTATTCACAGTGCAAAGTACACAGGGGCACTAACCCATTGTGGGAGGCGTGAAACATTATTCCAGAAAATGAGGCCAGCTCAGCTGCAGTGTTGTATTAACATCCaacttaaaatatgaaagaatccCAATTAGGGAACACTCAGAATCAGACAGAAAGCCTTCTACGACAAGAGTCAGTTCAAAGAAACCTCCTAAATCTGAGGTCCTACTCTGGGCCATCCCCTCTTAACTTATCCCATCTTCATCTGCCCATCTCAGACCGTGGGGTAGGAAATGTCTTCCACGTGAACCGTGACACAAAGACCAAAGCCAGGAAGGGAGGAAGCTTAAAGGGGGCCACAGTCAGGGAGGGACCGATGGCCCGAACCAAGCTTCTTTACTTTGATTATAGCAATGAAACCACTGCCCACCTCTCTGGGCACTTTCTACGTCTTGGAGCTTTTGGGGGAGGCGTCAGCTGAAATTACTCACATTTTATAAACGCAAGAAGCAGAGGTCTCAGAAAGTTCCAGGACTTATCCAGGGTCAGACGGCCACTTATTGAAGCAGGGGGATTCAGATCCAGATGTCCTGACCCAACGCCCGGCCCCTAGAATGCTCAGAGCTCCTGTGGGCTGTGGTACAGTCTGGGTTCTTGGCGTGGGGTAGCCCTTGGCTGAGCCATCTCACTCAGGTTGAAGGTGGCACTGGAAGAGTTTTAGGGAAGTGCCATCTCAGCTTGGGGACAGTGtccctccaccacccacccacaGCAGCCCTGCTGTAAATGACTGTCTTCCCAAGGGAGCTCTCGACTACACAGGCAGGCCACCTTCCACATCCTGCTCTGTGGCCCACACAGATCATGTATTCTATGCTAAGTACACTGGGCTCAAAATTAACCTGCCTCCTTGGAATTCTCCTTAGAAGTCTCAGACCCTGAACTGCCCCTTGATGCCAGCATCTCTGCCTCATTTATATTTGTATCCTCCACACAGAAGTCTGTACTGATCAGATGCTCAAGAAATTGAAAACTTGAATCATTGCATAATACAGAGCCAATACATAATGCATCCTTCTGAATAATCTAATCCAACATCAAAGACTctcatacctttaaaaaaaaaaagttagatccAAGGAAAGGGGCAAGAAAGGTATAGCGTTACCTCTGCATAGACACCACACCCTGAAATTATGATATTGGGCCGGAAGTTAGCTGCCTTAACTTTCTTCTCTAGCCTGGAGTTGAGATCTGCCAGTGATGCCTCAGAAAGGATCAAGAAGGGGCTGGCGTCTGAGTACGGGATCTGATGAGAAAATAGGAGCTGTTATAGCGTGAGGCACACAGAGGCATTTCTCAGAGGTCACATGGGTCTGATTCCTGGAAccttccacccctcccccgccccacctccccacacaaTCTTTCTAAGTATTTCTCTAGTTCTATTTACAGAAAAGTCACAGCGATTCAGAAGCTTTAAATAGCCTTGCAGATAGCAGGAATTACATGATGGAGTGAAGAGAACAAGGTCTCAGAATCTCAGAGCTGTCCCTTTCTCATCCTCCAAACTCTCACACATTTATTTTGTTAAGGTTTGATGGCCTCATTTTGTGTgataaaaaatattcactgatTCCATAGATACTTATTTTTCACGCAACCTGCAAATCAATGTTCAGCATGGCCGTGGCAATGGCGCTACATAGCATTGTATGTTTTACTCTCATGATGAATTCTTACAGCCTGATTTCTTTAAGGGTCAGTCTGGTCATTGTAAATCTGTGGATCTCCATACCCACACGCATCGGCCCAACTGTGAGCTGCCACACCATTGCAATCACAGTGTAAAAAGGTTGGACTCCACATGCAATTACAGAATGGATTGGGAAAGATACTGGCCTAGAACAGTTTTGAAGCTGCGTTGGCACCAGAAGGTTTCTGTAAATAGGAATTTTTGCTCTCAGGCAAAAATGCAAGAGTCCCCTAAATCAAGAAGCACAGATGGTGCTCCTAGTGGAAGGACCTTACTTTTTGCAATTGCTTGTGACAAAAGTAATGGCAAAGTGACAGAGCCGAGCTCAGCAGACATGCCGCCCTGCTCTCTCCCTTCCAAGGAAGCCTGTCTTCTCTAGGACACACCAAAGGCCAAAGCCCAGGAATGCTCCTCTGACCTGGTCTGTGGGTCGAAACAGGTCTTCTATCTGGTGAGAATTTCTCGGTTGCATGTGAGGTTCGAAGTGCACCAGGCGGTACGGCTGCGTCTTCAGGAAGTTTGTTATCCACTGGGCCACGGCCTCACCGCAGTCCCTGCCCTCGATCTCCAGGCCCTGCACTCTGCAGGGGTTGGGGGCAAAGAACAGGCATTTGAAGATCTGGACATCCTACCATGTCCTACACATATCCAAAACGCTGCACCAGGCTATGATGTCGCTGGAAGTCCTTCATTATCAGGAGACGTCATTTTAGCGTGGCCCTGCCTCTGAAACATGTGGAAGCCCAAAATGA is part of the Balaenoptera musculus isolate JJ_BM4_2016_0621 chromosome 1, mBalMus1.pri.v3, whole genome shotgun sequence genome and encodes:
- the MTARC1 gene encoding mitochondrial amidoxime-reducing component 1 isoform X3, encoding MGAAGSSALARLGLPAPQPRPRWLGVAALGLAAVALGAVAWRRARPGRRRRLQQVGAVAELWIYPVKSCKGVSVKAAECTALGLRSGHLRDRFWLVINKEGNMVTARQEPRLVLISLTCEGDTLTLSAAYTKDLRLPIKTPTINAVHKCRVQGLEIEGRDCGEAVAQWITNFLKTQPYRLVHFEPHMQPRNSHQIEDLFRPTDQIPYSDASPFLILSEASLADLNSRLEKKVKAANFRPNIIISGCGVYAEDSWNELLIGDVELKRVMACSRCILTTVDPDTGVMSRKEPLETLKRTDGHKSGRERPRLPDINHGS